AACCATAATCACCATAACCCACAGTTGTCACTGATGTAACAGAAAGATAAAAACTATCAACCCAAGTCAATTCCTCCAAAAAATGCACTGAAACAGTTCCTATAGCAATACAACCAATAACAACTGCCAAAGCTACGCACACCTTTGTTCTTATTCTCATTCGACCTTTTACTCTATCGACCATATACGTGTTGAATCTATTTCCATCAACAGCACTCAATAACACAGCCTCTTGCCTATCACAAATATAAGTTACTAACCCATTTAGCAGAATATCAACAAACCCGAAACCCACCAAAATTGACGCACATGTGAAAAGCTTGGTAAATGTAGAGTCAGGAACAATATCACCAAATCCTATTGTGCATAGTGTAACAACTGTAAAGTACAAAGCATCAACTGGTTTGACTGTTGTAGTGCCCTTAAAGCTTCCACTGATCATGAATATAACAACTACAGCAAGTAAATATATAGCCACGCTGAGAAATGCTTGGCGGACGATAAGTGGAGTTGCTTTTGGAGGCGGTCGGGGGTCTAAAGAATCGGTTGAGTTTGTTTCTTTGTCTTGAGAGATTAAAGATGGAGCAGAATGTGATCTGTGAGTTAGGTTTCTTGTCTTTCTGTTCAAAGTGGATAGAATGTTAGCATAGGAAGAATTAGGGGTCTTGATGATAGGAAAAATGGAGTCATTATTGGTTATTACATCAATGTAAGCAGAAGGAACCCAAGTGGGTGGTAATGGTAGAGGTCTGGTTGAAGAATCTTCTTGTATTGTTTTGGGGAGAAAAGGTTGATCCATATTTCAATCAGCAAAAgggttatgttatgttatgaaTATGAAAATGAGGAAATGTGGTGTGATGTTAATCTACTTTGTCCAAAACTACAGCCTTAAACAACGAGTCAAGCCATTAAAGACAAAAAAAGAAGGTTTGGTTTTCATGGTAGTTGATATCTAACGGTCTTACCCCcaaaactataatattttttctttctaaataggaattaagggtcaaaaactcaaaatcatccataaagtTGGAAACCATTATTAATTTAACCCAAATCCAATCTTAAGACTCCAATTGTTACCGAAAAATATTGTATTTTGGGAAATATTACAGGCAAAATATTTTGTTAGAAAAGaaatattttccggtgtttgaTTATAATACCAAAAAACGGAAAGAAATTGTATAGAGTTGGGAAAATGTCACTTGTATATTTTTCTGCtgactaataaaaaaaattcaattgatttattttattaagcaaacaaatatcaaaaattcagaagaaaaaaaattcatctcAATATTTTTGTGGATTACTAAACCTAGCCaccatttcccacccctagccccatgaaaagacgaaattgccctttcaacaaattcactcatcttctcaaattttcaaatcctctcaaaaacACAAAGCTCTCTAAAatctaatccggactaatttggtAAAGAAAAAACATGGGAAATGACTAATGAtacataattttattcaaaaatatgttttatttacgatTGTTGTAAGTAAAATcgaatgattttttaaaaatcaagttTTCGGTGTCGGCATGTGAAGAATATGCCTCCACCACAGGTgggacgtatgaacatcacgccccaccataggtggaggcatatgaacaatatgcctccacctatggtggggcgtgatgttcatacgccccacctgtggtggaggcatattcttcacatgcctacgtgagaattttttttctttctaattttacattttaattattattattctaaacaattataaatactataattattctaacaaattgtaaatattataattatgaacattataatttgaattataattattaacattggatcaatttcagacactattataaaatacaatcattttttttctttattttgcacgaattgcatatcaatttgttctaaacaatgatataatgttttttataatttaataataaaattggagattaacatttataaattgtttctcaaattgacccaatttatcaacgttgggggtaaaattgctcttggcgtCCAACactagggataaaattgtaccattttagatgttacgggtaaaattgctcctgacctaaaacgttaggggtattcatgcaccttaaccctaaaaacaataagttcttaacaattttatatattaaaaaattacaacaagtcaATTCGTTCGGTTCCATGGAATAATagtaattaaaatgtaaaattggaaaaataaattcacacgTGAGCATGTGAACAGTCTTTCTTAAATCTATCACACATCGATTCATTGATGAATGGAACCGGACGAATTGGCTTGTTgtaatttgttaatatttagaattctttagaacttatcgtttttaacacattttaactaggggtgcacgtggtcggttaaccagtccattaaggttaattcggtcggttaaccattttatcggttttttgaaaacactaaccatacactagtccactaaattcggttaaccactaatcggttaaccaattatttcggtttctaaccattagtaaataaaataataataataataataatttttatttttattgtgagtGGAACGATGGGTTAATGgcgagttgaagagattaacaACATAGAGAGATATGTGTGCATTATGTAAGTGTGGACTATGGATTGCACACTGGATTTTTCCCTTACAACAACTCTTTAAAGCATTAAATTACTATGTTTTTTGAACTAGAATTCTTATCATCCGTGCTTTACCAACTAAGCCCTATCCATTTATATTAATTTCACTAATTATCTACTTTATGACAAATTTGATAGTACACAACATTTGGAATGAAATATTCTATCATTGAGTCTTAATCACCGAAAATAATTAGTGTTTCTTATTAAATTTTGCTATTGAtccgtttatttattttaagtgggATAAAGTATAATTATAtggataaatataaatataaataaatatatttttatatatttaattgaattcggtcggtttcggttaaccgcggtttttagaatatgaaaaccgtaaccgtaaccattaaccactatttttaaaattaaaaaccgtacactagtccatcggtttcagttaaccttattttcagtttggtttcggtttggtttttcggtttttcggttttacGGATTTTTGTGTGCACCCCTAATTTTAACACATGTTTGATACttaatgtatattatttaattataatgtttataattataattcaaattataatgttaataattataatatttagaattttttagaataattataatatttataattgtttagaataataataattaaaatgtaaaattggaaaaaaaattcacacgtgggaatgtgaacatcacgcctcacatTGTTCGATTGGATAAAGTCTACGCTAATACTGCTGCTATATATCGCTTTCCTGAGGTCAATGTGATTAACCTTCCTTTCCGTCACTCTGACCATTGTCCTATCCTCATTAATCTGGTTAAGAGTAATCGGATTAAAGGGAACAGACCTTTTAGATATCTTGTTGCTTGGGATACTCATCAtgagtttaaaaactttgttaaggataattggcatcctcactctgatgttctccgtGCTGCTGATGGTTTCAAGAAGAAGGTGGAAGACTGGAATAagaacatctttggccatattattagaaggaagaacaagCTTTTGAGAAGGATGGAGGGTATCCAACGTTGTTTGGAGGTCCACTTTGACCATAGTCTCAACTGTCAACTTAGATCCCTCCAGAATGAGTTGGACGCTgtccttagacaggaagagcttctttggttccagaaatctaggaaggcttggattaaagatggagaCCGGAATATCAGGTTtttccatctttctataattaTTAGGAGACAGAGGAATAGGATCGATGCCATCAAAGACCCCAATGGTGTTTGGACCTTTGAGGAAGAAGATATTAGGCGCCTTGCCCTGGACTTCTACAAAGACCTCTTTAAAGAAGAAACAGTTGACTTGATGGAAGCCCAGTCCGAGATTACCTTTCCTAGAATTGGGGAGGAAGCTATGAAGGAAGCTTTCTAGCCTATTGTCctgaaagaaattgatctggcgttctccagcatcggttctACTAAGGCCCCagggattgatggtatccctGCTAGCttctaccataaacactgggacactgtgAAGGAGAGCATTTACagttttgtgttaggtgtttttggtggtTCCAACGATATTAGGCTGGTTAATAATACCCTCCTAGTTCTTATCCCTAAAGTTGAGAAGCTTTCCTCCTTTCTTCAGATGAGGCCTATCAGTCTTTGCAATGTGCTTTATaaagctatcactaagattgtggctaatagaatccggagaatccttccggatattattAGTCAGAATCAAGGAAGTTTTGtccctggtagacaaatgatggacaatATTGTCATTGCCCAGGAAATGGTCCActccatgaagatgaagaaaggtaggaaagggatcgtggctctcaagcttgacctggagaaagcttatgatcgatTAAATTGGAGCTTCCTTCTAGATAGTTTATCTAAAGCTAGTATCCCGGAAAACTGGAGAAAGTTAATTGAAAGTTGCATTTCCTCTCCGGTTTttcaggttatgatcaatggagatatgtctgaggAGTTCTCCCCCTCTAGAGGTATTCGCCAaggtgatcctatgagccccttcctttttgtgatTGCTATGGAAAGATTATCGCATATGATCCTTGACGCAGTTGAGAAGGGGATCCTCCACCCGGTTTCCATCAATAAACAGTGCCCTCCTATTACCCACCTTTTCTTCGCAGATGATGTGATGTTGTTtgtggaaggtaatgaggagcaaattagggtggtgatggatatccttaatCGCTTCTGTAGTGCTTCTGGCCAGAaaattaatatccaaaaatcttGTATGATGTGTTCTAAGAACATGGACAATGGCAGGTGTAGAAGGCTCAGTGACCTCTCTGGCATTCCCATTACCCAGTCTTTGGGGAAAtatcttggggtccctcttcatagtgacaagGTTTCCAAAAACTCTTTTAAAGACACTCTGGATAAAACCAACAGTTTATGTGCAAGTTGGAAGgccaattctctttcccttgcaggccgtcttactttaatccagtctgtCAACTGTGCGGCTCCGAACCATATCATGCAAGcttgtaagctccctgagccggttctTAACGAGCTTGATAAAATTAACCGGCGCTTCCTTTGGGGAAATTCTGGAGAAGGTAAAAAGATCCACCTGGTTCCTTGGAAAGAGGTCTTCCAGGCAAAAAATAGGGGGGGGGGGGTCTTGGCATCAGACAAGCCAAGGATAacaataaagtcctgttaatgaaacttctctggagaatgtggcaaaatccttcctctctttgggttcgtctgctctgtggcaagtatcgaaaggacaaaatttttggtggcccgaaggagagagttgtcagttgttctttcctctggaaaggtcttagcgctgtgtttgctgagttctgcacAGGGATTGGCCTGGAGGTTGGTAATGGTAAGGCCATCAGTTTCTGGTTTGACACTTGGATTGGTGGCAAGCCGCTTATAGAGGTGTGTAGCTCGGCCCCGCCTAGCATTGCCCAAAGTTGGAAAATTGCTGATGTTGTGAATTCAGAAGGTGACTGGATCTGGTCCAAATTTGATACCTTCTTCAATCTTGAGACCCTTCTTAAAATTAGAGGAGTCAAAattagcaatcaagaggaagacaaaGAGAAGCATTGTTGGGCTTTTACCAGCAATGGTACTTTCTCTTGTAAATCTGCCTACGAAGCCTTTACCCCTAACAGGGCTGATCCTCTATCAGATATTTGGAAAACCATTTGGGCCCTTAAGATCCCTtatcgtattaggagtttcctttgGTTGGGAGTAAAAAAAACAGGTTGCTCACTAATTCAGATAGACACAGGCGTCACTTGGCGGATTCTGGAGCCTGCAGTAGATGCAGTGTCCATGTTGAAACTTTGTGCCACGCTCTGAGGGATTGTCccaatagtaaagaggtttggaagaaaattctccctcatcaCTCTCTTCCTCCCTTCATGGCTCTTTCAGAGGATGACTGGTTCTCTAAAGGTGTTAATGGGAGACTTTTAGCTGACATGGATAATGGTGATAtcttctttgctattatctgttaccatatttggaagtggaggaacgaggagatctttgctGATAAATCTATCCTTGTTCCTAATTTACTTGATTTCTTCTCTAAAAAACTCTCTGATATTACTGAGAGCTTCAAAAACGATACCCTAATCAGCTCTACCCAGAAAAGAGAGATTCATCTTGTTGGCTGGATCAAACCTAGAGAAGGTTTTGTGAAACTGAATACGGATGgttcctgccttagtaatgggaAAATTGCTGCCGGGGGTGTTCTTCGTGATGCAGGGGGCGCTTGGCTGGCTGGTTTCACCCATAATCTTGGGATGGGTTCATCCTTTTCGGCtgaactttggggtattctctcaGGGATTAATCTGGCTATTCATCTGGGCGTTAGACGGTTATCTGTGGAATCGGACAACTTGGAGGTGGTCAAAAGGATTTCTGAAAACCAGGCTACTTGTCTCAACAACCAAAACCTAATCAAAGCCATCTTAAGGCTTCTTCCTTCCTTTGAGTATGTAAACTTTAACCACATCTACAGGGAGCAGAACCGGGTAGCAGATCGCTTGGCGGCTGCTGGTCATGAGGGgttgttaggtgtttctaccctttctgatccccCCATCTACCTCTATTCTCTTCTGgcagaagataggattggggtcagtctttcTAGGCTGGTCCCGGGCTAGTTGttctttgtttgttttcttttcctgtttctaccaaaaaaaaattataatgttaataattataattcaaattataatgttaataattataatatttagatttttttagaacaattataatatttataattttttagaataataataattaaaatctaaaattgaaaaaaaaaatcacacgtggggcatgtgaacatcacgcctcaccacgtggtgaggcatgtggctatcacgcctcaccatgtggtggggcgtgatgttcacatgccccaccacgtggtgaggcatgtggctgtcacgcctcaccacatggtgaggcatgtgactatcacgcctcaccacgtggtgaggcatgtgatagccacacgcccgtgtttcgtagagagaaaaaaataatttcaaagaCTAAAACCAATAAGGGTAGTTTGGTCATTTCATGAGGCTAGGGATGGGAATTAGTGGctaggtttaacaacacccataTTTTTTGGTGAACAAATGGGGCCTAAGTGTCAACTTGGCTTTCAAGTTGACAAATTAATGTAAATACAATgagttttaatatttaaaatttgagAATATGCCAATTTAAACAGTGCGTTGACAtctaaaattcaattttcaCTATAATTTGGAGACGATTTTAAGTTGACCCTTAATTCTTCTAGATATAATGTATTAGATTTTGGATACTGATTTATTAATTCAATAAAAAGTATTTTATTTGTTACAAAAGTATATTAAATGGATTCCACTAACAATTAATGATTCTAACATTTGAGTTGAAAACCgaacaatataaaagaaaataaagatcaaATTGAACTAATGGTTTAACCTCCCTTAGGATGGAGTGAAGGGGTCTTCAACGGTCGGTTTGATTTGAAAACCGaacaatatataaaaaataaagatcaaATTGAACTAATGATGAAAAAACGAAACGAAACTGAACTGTTCAGTTCAGTTCGGTACTTCGGTTCCAacattttttttgaatgaatgtATTTTTAATGAGttgatataaaattaaattacagTCTGATAAATTTAacctaaaaaattataaaagtaattttctAAAGAATTTAACTATGATTTACAGATGTGAATCATGTgataaagtgttttttttttttctgaaccTATGTGATAAAGTGTTAGaaacttaaaaatttgaattccaactatttttttttgaaacctgAATTCCAACTATTTATGTAGTTAAATTGAAAATGCTATATATTAtgttaatataatattatataaatgttaataaaatatttaatgaatTCAA
The DNA window shown above is from Euphorbia lathyris chromosome 1, ddEupLath1.1, whole genome shotgun sequence and carries:
- the LOC136205493 gene encoding two-pore potassium channel 3-like isoform X1 — its product is MDQPFLPKTIQEDSSTRPLPLPPTWVPSAYIDVITNNDSIFPIIKTPNSSYANILSTLNRKTRNLTHRSHSAPSLISQDKETNSTDSLDPRPPPKATPLIVRQAFLSVAIYLLAVVVIFMISGSFKGTTTVKPVDALYFTVVTLCTIGFGDIVPDSTFTKLFTCASILVGFGFVDILLNGLVTYICDRQEAVLLSAVDGNRFNTYMVDRVKGRMRIRTKVCVALAVVIGCIAIGTVSVHFLEELTWVDSFYLSVTSVTTVGYGDYGFTTTTGRCFAIIWLLISTLAVARAFLYLAELRIDKRNRRIANWVLHRKITLGDLVAADLDNDGSISKSEFVIYKLKEMGRITEKDILQISNQFDSLDSTNHGKITLADLMEPD
- the LOC136205493 gene encoding two-pore potassium channel 3-like isoform X2 translates to MDQPFLPKTIQEDSSTRPLPLPPTWVPSAYIDVITNNDSIFPIIKTPNSSYANILSTLNRKTRNLTHRSHSAPSLISQDKETNSTDSLDPRPPPKATPLIVRQAFLSVAIYLLAVVVIFMISGSFKGTTTVKPVDALYFTVVTLCTIGFGDIVPDSTFTKLFTCASILVGFGFVDILLNGLVTYICDRQEAVLLSAVDGNRFNTYMVDRVKGRMRIRTKVCVALAVVIGCIAIGTVSVHFLEELTWVDSFYLSVTSVTTVGYGDYGFTTTTGRCFAIIWLLISTLAVARAFLYLAELRIDKRNRRIANWVLHRKITLGDLVAADLDNDGSIRYFD